Proteins from a single region of Allofrancisella inopinata:
- the yaaA gene encoding peroxide stress protein YaaA: MIVVISPAKSQNFEPIKANYNFTQPKFKQEIKELINKLKHYEIEEIEKLMKISPKLAQEVFDKHNSFEPTNFDSTNSKAAIFTFNGDVYKGLNAETLDEKTINYAQEHLLILSGLYGLLRPLDLMQAYRLEMGTKIKIDNKILYKYWQNKITTQLNIFFEKQNDKTLINLASNEYSQAIDKKLLEANWLDIDFKENKNGSYKTIGIYAKKARGLMTRFILENRVENIQDIKNFKVEGYQYNPEFSQGNLFCFTR; encoded by the coding sequence ATGATCGTCGTAATTTCTCCTGCAAAGAGCCAAAACTTTGAGCCAATAAAAGCAAACTATAATTTTACACAGCCCAAATTTAAGCAAGAAATCAAAGAGTTGATAAATAAGCTCAAACACTATGAAATTGAAGAAATTGAAAAGTTAATGAAAATAAGCCCTAAGTTGGCACAAGAAGTTTTTGACAAGCATAATAGTTTTGAACCAACTAACTTTGATAGCACAAACTCAAAAGCTGCAATATTTACTTTTAATGGTGATGTTTATAAAGGTTTAAATGCTGAAACTTTAGATGAAAAAACTATCAACTACGCCCAAGAACATTTGTTAATATTATCTGGATTATATGGACTCTTACGTCCTCTTGATCTAATGCAAGCATATAGATTAGAAATGGGTACAAAAATCAAAATAGATAACAAAATACTATACAAATACTGGCAAAATAAAATAACTACTCAGTTAAACATTTTTTTTGAAAAGCAAAATGATAAAACCCTTATAAACCTAGCTTCCAATGAGTATTCTCAAGCTATTGATAAAAAGCTTTTAGAGGCTAACTGGCTAGACATAGACTTTAAGGAAAATAAAAATGGCTCTTACAAAACCATAGGCATATACGCAAAAAAAGCTCGTGGATTGATGACTAGATTTATCCTTGAAAATAGAGTCGAGAATATCCAAGATATTAAAAATTTTAAAGTTGAGGGCTACCAATATAATCCTGAATTTTCCCAAGGTAACCTTTTCTGTTTTACTAGATAA
- a CDS encoding chitinase, whose amino-acid sequence MKLKMKLISTAILALISIVSYTEAYDIEGFDKSRGIDLSVYENHVDEGSQSNSITPVNPSDKYVTTQAALDAKEAELTNDPKMLQIKNSIRTRDNETVESVKAKAPSNPGNVKLVEKIISEENWNYLFPDRAPEYSYENFLKAVAKFPAFCGSYNDGRDAEAICRKSLATMFVHFTQETGGHNTQSSIPEWRQGLVFLRESGFTEESRDGYNQECNPTTWQGETWPCGKFEDGTFKSYFGRGAKQLSNNYNYGPFSQAMFGDVRVLLDNPELVADTWLNLASAVFFFIYPQPPKPSMLHVIDGTWEPNAADKANGLFPGFGVTTQIINGGVECGKGIEAPQSKNRINYYENFAKYLKVDMPADEVFSCKAMKPFNASGAGTINIYWEKDDSWVAENPKNESYTCKLVGYQTPFSALTPGDYTKCVKHFFPDIVIK is encoded by the coding sequence ATGAAATTAAAAATGAAACTTATTTCGACTGCTATTCTAGCCCTAATAAGTATAGTTTCATATACTGAGGCATATGATATAGAAGGATTTGATAAAAGTAGAGGTATTGATCTTTCAGTATATGAAAATCATGTTGACGAGGGTAGCCAAAGTAATTCAATAACTCCTGTAAATCCAAGTGATAAATACGTTACTACCCAAGCTGCATTAGATGCTAAAGAAGCAGAGTTAACCAATGATCCGAAAATGCTCCAAATAAAAAACTCTATTAGAACTAGAGATAACGAAACTGTTGAGTCTGTCAAAGCTAAAGCTCCTAGCAACCCGGGAAATGTAAAGTTAGTTGAAAAGATAATCTCTGAAGAAAATTGGAATTACCTATTCCCTGATAGGGCTCCTGAATACAGCTATGAAAATTTCCTAAAAGCTGTAGCTAAGTTTCCAGCTTTCTGTGGTAGTTATAATGATGGCAGAGACGCTGAAGCAATATGTCGTAAATCACTAGCTACTATGTTTGTCCACTTTACTCAAGAAACTGGTGGACATAATACTCAATCTAGTATTCCTGAATGGCGTCAAGGTCTAGTTTTCTTACGTGAGTCTGGATTTACTGAAGAATCTAGAGATGGCTATAACCAAGAATGCAATCCAACAACATGGCAAGGTGAAACTTGGCCTTGTGGCAAATTCGAAGATGGCACATTCAAATCATACTTCGGTAGAGGTGCAAAACAACTAAGTAATAACTATAACTATGGTCCTTTCTCACAAGCAATGTTTGGTGATGTGAGAGTATTATTAGATAATCCAGAACTAGTTGCTGATACTTGGTTAAATTTAGCTTCTGCAGTATTCTTCTTTATTTACCCACAACCACCAAAGCCATCTATGCTACATGTAATTGATGGAACATGGGAGCCAAATGCTGCTGATAAAGCTAATGGCTTATTTCCAGGATTTGGTGTAACAACCCAGATCATCAATGGTGGTGTAGAATGTGGAAAAGGTATAGAGGCTCCTCAATCTAAAAACCGTATCAACTATTATGAAAACTTCGCTAAGTACCTTAAAGTAGATATGCCTGCAGATGAGGTTTTTAGTTGTAAAGCCATGAAACCTTTTAATGCTAGTGGTGCTGGAACTATTAACATTTACTGGGAAAAAGATGATAGTTGGGTAGCTGAAAACCCTAAAAATGAATCTTATACATGCAAACTAGTGGGTTACCAAACTCCATTTTCTGCACTTACGCCAGGAGATTACACTAAGTGTGTTAAACACTTCTTTCCTGACATAGTGATTAAATAA
- a CDS encoding recombinase family protein, with the protein MMLVGYIRFLLGNTNSQKHLQFNALREYGVEKKDIYKDYVFGDEPKIEGLNKAMKRLQIGDTLVMWSLNNLAESYSQIIDIIKKLSERKIRCFFIKENFDTIVFVNSHSSYMFSWFAKLKKQLNQENVDLGLDPVRNKKFGNSYNPSINEFKLMNGELPNQVFGNFSLSPFLASRPKGTMKASMLGMAKAHLPSNFTGANKSVLGGGVGGLPPNQPPGGGDKKSGGIYPPVKKKTLRVVPFQTYRLRLIPGGPYTHFVDLPDLNSPYARNLLVERKYTIYDIHTESVYCIGSFDLSQNMLSIAVIMESFSYYHNGIGYIFELDRVAEYVTGQYETHFRVNFDCVSNPMIVSCGESYDTILGQINYNSRFFHIALENMSEISYRISYRGATCILRLFAPLIDGDGYINDQETFEINQVSTFDPAHPFNNIADIRFSRGLAPAGQVVLEYVHGNPNANLNLNPNWRNTGVVMPSISLPQVNRIFYF; encoded by the coding sequence ATGATGTTAGTTGGATACATACGTTTTTTATTGGGAAATACAAATAGTCAAAAACATTTACAATTTAATGCTTTAAGAGAATATGGAGTAGAGAAAAAAGATATATATAAGGATTATGTTTTTGGGGATGAACCTAAAATAGAAGGGTTAAATAAAGCTATGAAGCGTCTTCAAATAGGTGACACTCTAGTAATGTGGAGCTTAAATAATTTAGCTGAATCTTACTCTCAGATTATAGATATAATAAAAAAGCTTAGTGAGAGAAAGATAAGATGCTTTTTTATCAAAGAAAATTTTGATACCATAGTGTTTGTAAACTCACATAGCTCTTATATGTTTTCTTGGTTTGCGAAACTTAAAAAACAATTAAATCAAGAAAATGTAGATTTAGGCTTAGACCCAGTAAGAAATAAAAAATTTGGAAATAGCTATAATCCGAGTATTAACGAGTTTAAATTAATGAACGGTGAATTACCTAACCAAGTGTTTGGTAATTTCTCGCTTTCACCATTTTTAGCTTCTAGACCGAAAGGCACCATGAAAGCTTCTATGTTAGGCATGGCTAAAGCACATTTACCTTCAAATTTCACTGGAGCAAATAAAAGTGTTTTAGGAGGTGGAGTTGGCGGTCTTCCCCCTAATCAACCTCCTGGTGGAGGAGATAAGAAATCAGGAGGTATTTATCCTCCTGTTAAGAAAAAAACTCTTAGAGTTGTACCTTTTCAAACATATAGGTTAAGGCTTATACCAGGAGGGCCTTATACACATTTTGTTGACTTGCCTGATTTAAATAGTCCATATGCAAGAAACCTGCTGGTAGAAAGAAAGTATACTATATATGATATCCATACAGAGAGTGTGTATTGTATAGGTTCATTTGATTTGAGCCAAAACATGCTGTCAATAGCAGTCATTATGGAGTCATTTTCATATTACCATAACGGTATTGGCTATATTTTTGAGTTGGATCGTGTTGCTGAGTATGTTACTGGTCAGTATGAAACACACTTTAGAGTTAATTTTGATTGTGTTTCTAATCCAATGATAGTTTCTTGTGGGGAAAGTTATGATACCATACTTGGGCAAATTAATTATAATAGCAGATTTTTTCATATAGCTCTTGAGAATATGAGTGAGATTAGTTATAGGATAAGTTATCGGGGAGCCACATGTATTTTACGTCTATTTGCTCCATTGATAGATGGCGACGGTTATATTAATGACCAGGAGACTTTTGAGATTAACCAGGTGTCCACTTTTGATCCAGCGCATCCTTTTAATAACATTGCTGATATCAGGTTTAGTAGAGGCTTAGCGCCTGCAGGACAAGTTGTACTAGAATACGTACATGGTAATCCAAACGCAAATCTAAATCTAAATCCAAATTGGAGAAATACTGGAGTTGTAATGCCTTCAATATCTTTACCACAAGTTAATAGAATTTTCTATTTCTAA
- a CDS encoding glycoside hydrolase family 19 protein: MRLKMKVISTITLALISTAAFANCSTEEVNTGWTASIKFSCDRDTDLVKNPISFKLTNGVKVNSVWNLGNTDLETNGSSVSITSKDWGGNPTILKKGESATIQFSPSAPDFSVQDFKAGSADPVDPVDPVDPVDPVDPVDPVDPVDPVDPVDPVDPVDPVDPVDPVDPVDPVDPVDPGSEYPQYSEATTYKSGDIVKKDGKLYSCKDGVAAWCSGAAWAYAPGTGSAWYMAWENYDPSNPDDPVDPVDPVDPSDEYVTTQAELDAKEAELTSDPLMTEIKNSIRTRDNNIVEAVKAKDPSNPENVKRVESIISEKDWEYIFPKRSPEYTYENFLKAVAKFPAFCGNYDDGRDADAICRKSLATMFAHFTQETGGHTIHWEVPEWRQGLVHVREMGWDENMRGGYNGECNPDTWQGQTWPCGKFENGDFKSYFGRGAKQLSYNYNYGPFSEAMYGDVRVLLDNPELVADTWLNLASAVFFFVYPQPPKPSMLHVIDGTWKPNAADKTNGLTPGFGVTTQIINGGVECGGSVEVAQSMNRINYYENFAKYLGVEIPADEVLGCKLMKQFDAAGAGATNIYWEQDYSWVAKNPEGKSYACKLVGYQTPFSAFKTGDYTNCVKHFFPDIIIKK; encoded by the coding sequence ATGCGCTTAAAAATGAAAGTAATTTCTACTATAACTTTAGCTTTAATAAGTACAGCAGCGTTTGCTAACTGTAGTACTGAAGAAGTTAACACAGGTTGGACAGCTAGTATCAAATTTAGTTGTGATAGAGATACTGACTTAGTTAAAAACCCTATTAGCTTTAAATTAACTAATGGAGTAAAAGTAAATAGCGTTTGGAACCTAGGTAATACTGACCTAGAGACTAATGGTAGTTCTGTATCTATAACTTCGAAGGATTGGGGTGGTAACCCAACGATTCTAAAAAAAGGAGAATCTGCTACTATACAATTTTCTCCTAGTGCTCCTGATTTTAGTGTTCAAGATTTTAAAGCTGGTTCTGCAGATCCAGTTGATCCAGTTGATCCAGTTGATCCAGTTGATCCAGTTGATCCAGTTGATCCAGTTGATCCAGTTGATCCAGTTGATCCAGTTGATCCAGTTGATCCAGTTGATCCAGTTGATCCAGTTGATCCAGTTGATCCAGTTGATCCAGTTGATCCAGTTGATCCAGGTTCAGAATACCCACAATATTCAGAAGCTACTACATACAAAAGTGGAGATATAGTCAAAAAAGATGGAAAACTTTATAGTTGTAAAGATGGAGTAGCAGCTTGGTGTTCAGGAGCAGCTTGGGCTTATGCTCCAGGTACAGGAAGTGCTTGGTATATGGCTTGGGAAAATTATGACCCTAGCAACCCTGATGATCCAGTTGATCCAGTTGATCCAGTTGATCCAAGTGATGAATATGTAACTACCCAAGCAGAACTAGATGCAAAAGAAGCTGAATTAACTAGTGATCCATTGATGACTGAAATTAAAAACTCGATCCGAACTAGAGATAATAATATTGTCGAAGCAGTTAAAGCTAAAGATCCTAGCAACCCAGAAAACGTAAAAAGAGTTGAGAGTATAATTTCTGAAAAAGATTGGGAGTACATATTTCCTAAACGATCACCAGAATATACTTACGAAAACTTTTTAAAAGCTGTTGCTAAATTCCCAGCTTTCTGTGGAAATTATGATGATGGTAGGGATGCTGATGCTATCTGTCGTAAATCACTAGCTACTATGTTTGCACATTTTACTCAAGAAACTGGTGGACACACAATACACTGGGAAGTTCCAGAATGGCGTCAAGGTCTAGTTCATGTCCGTGAAATGGGGTGGGATGAAAACATGCGTGGTGGCTACAATGGCGAATGTAACCCTGACACTTGGCAAGGGCAAACTTGGCCATGTGGAAAATTTGAAAATGGTGACTTTAAATCATATTTTGGTAGAGGCGCAAAACAGTTGAGCTACAACTATAACTATGGTCCTTTCTCAGAAGCTATGTATGGTGACGTAAGAGTATTATTAGACAATCCAGAATTAGTTGCAGATACATGGTTAAACTTAGCTTCTGCTGTGTTTTTCTTTGTATACCCGCAACCTCCAAAACCTTCTATGCTACACGTAATTGATGGTACATGGAAACCAAACGCTGCTGATAAGACTAACGGATTAACCCCAGGGTTTGGTGTTACAACCCAAATTATCAATGGTGGTGTAGAATGTGGTGGCAGCGTAGAGGTTGCTCAATCTATGAACCGTATCAACTACTATGAGAATTTTGCCAAATACCTGGGTGTAGAAATACCAGCAGATGAAGTATTAGGTTGTAAACTAATGAAACAATTTGATGCTGCAGGCGCTGGTGCTACTAACATTTATTGGGAACAAGACTATAGTTGGGTAGCTAAAAACCCTGAAGGTAAATCTTACGCATGTAAACTAGTAGGTTACCAAACGCCATTCTCAGCTTTCAAAACAGGTGACTACACTAACTGTGTTAAGCATTTCTTTCCAGATATAATTATTAAAAAATAA
- a CDS encoding co-chaperone GroES, with protein sequence MNIRPLQDRVLVRRAEEETKSAGGIILTGSAQEKPSQGEVVAVGNGKKLESGATQPMDVKVGDKVLFGKYSGSEVKVGDETLLMMSEDDIMGIIG encoded by the coding sequence ATGAATATTAGACCATTACAAGATAGAGTGTTAGTTCGTCGTGCAGAAGAAGAAACAAAATCTGCAGGTGGAATTATCTTAACTGGTAGTGCTCAAGAAAAGCCAAGTCAAGGTGAGGTAGTAGCTGTTGGTAACGGTAAAAAGCTAGAAAGTGGTGCTACCCAGCCTATGGATGTAAAAGTTGGCGATAAGGTGCTATTTGGTAAATATTCAGGTAGTGAAGTAAAGGTAGGTGATGAAACTCTTCTGATGATGTCAGAAGATGACATTATGGGTATTATTGGGTAA
- the rlmH gene encoding 23S rRNA (pseudouridine(1915)-N(3))-methyltransferase RlmH: MKIKILSLGEKPSKWVTDGFEEYKKRLSKAIPLELIELPIAKRTKTGNPTLWLEQEAKTILNRLNENDYLVILDVQSKIISTEELANKMQIWKLNNPNIVILIGGPDGIDQSIKNLAKDKISISKMTFPHPIVRIIIAEQIYRAHTILEGHPYHK, from the coding sequence ATGAAAATCAAAATTTTATCACTCGGTGAAAAACCTTCTAAGTGGGTAACAGATGGTTTTGAAGAGTACAAAAAGCGCCTCAGTAAAGCTATTCCTCTTGAACTTATAGAGTTACCAATAGCAAAGCGTACTAAAACTGGTAACCCTACTCTGTGGTTAGAACAGGAGGCAAAAACTATACTAAACCGGCTTAATGAAAATGATTATCTAGTCATATTAGATGTTCAATCTAAGATAATATCTACTGAGGAATTAGCTAACAAAATGCAAATTTGGAAACTTAACAATCCAAATATTGTAATCTTAATTGGTGGTCCAGATGGTATTGATCAAAGCATTAAAAATTTAGCTAAAGATAAAATTTCTATTTCAAAAATGACTTTCCCCCATCCTATAGTTAGGATAATAATAGCAGAGCAAATATATAGAGCACACACTATTTTAGAAGGGCATCCATATCATAAATAA